The Lathyrus oleraceus cultivar Zhongwan6 chromosome 5, CAAS_Psat_ZW6_1.0, whole genome shotgun sequence genome includes the window TGGTGGAAGGATTGACTACAAACTTGATGAATATAAGTAAACaatgtgatcaaggtctgaatgtgAACTTCAACAAGTTTGAATGTATTATTTATAACAAAGATCAAGATGTGTTAATGAAAGGAACCAGATCCAAAGACAATTGTTACTTGTGGATATCTCAAAATAAAATCCATTTCTTAACATGTTTGATATCCAAGGTTGATGAGACTGAGCTATGGCACCAGAAACTTGATTATCTCAACCTCAAGAGTATGAGAAATATCATATTTGAAGATGCTATCAGGGGATTTTCAAATCTCAAGATTGAAGAAGGGAAAAATTATGGTGAATATCAAATAGAAAGCAGGCCAAAATATCCCACAAGAAGCTCCAACATCTTGCCACCACCAAAGTTTTAGAGTTACTTCATATGGACCTCATGGGGCCTATGCAAGTTGAAATTATGGGTGAGAAAAAATATGTCATTATATGTGTGGGTGATTTCTCTTGGTATACTTGGGTCAAGTTTATCAAAGAAAAATATGACACGTTTGATGTTTTCAAAGATTTATGTAACAACTTTAAAGAGAAAAAGGAGTGAGATAGTGAGGATAAGAAGTGGACATGGCAAAGAGTTTGCAAACTCAAAATTCTCTGAGTTTTGTTCCATTGAAGGGATTGGTCATGAATTCTCAGCACCTATCACATCTCAGCGGAATTGAGTGGTTGGGAGGATGAATAGGACTCTGCAAGAGTCGGCTAAATTATGTTGCATGCCAAGAACCTACTTTACTATTTCTGGGTTGAAGCAATAAACACAACTTGTCACATTCACAATCTTGTGTGACAATAAGATCTCGAACCAAAACTACTCAATATGAACTATGAAACCAAATTTCAAATTTATAACCTATGAGTCTATTTCAAAAGCCGCAACAACTACACAAACACAACTACTTACTTATAATTTAAAAGTTTCATTAAATGGATATAATCATTATCATttatcaaataaatatttttgaaatatCTCCAAATTACTTGTAGTAATTATATAATCATAATCATTATCATAACTACTTGTAgtaaatttattttattttactagAATCAATATATTTCACAAATTACAAATACAAAACATCATTTTCTATGTGTTATACTCCATTGTACTTGTTTCAACCACGTGTCTCTTTTTGTACACAAAACCTTTGGCTACCCACAAATAAACACAAAGATTAAGAGCACTTAACAAAGCCAACACCCAATAAAAGTAATTAAGATGTGCCTTATTCAATTCACTTCCCAACCATTTTCCACCAACCTTTGAAGTAACTTCCACTACAACACTTATAATACCATTGCTAATAAAACTTCCAACTCCAACAATGCTTAGATATGCTGCAGCTCCCAAACTTCTCATTGCATCAGGCATTTGATCATAGAACAATTCTTGTAACCCAACAATAGTAAATGCATCAGAAATTCCAAGAATAGCATATTGAGGTAACATCCACCAAATACTCATTGGTATAATATTTTCTTTGCTATGATTATTGTCCAAGAGGTTATGATTCTTAGCAACACCAACCCTTCTAGTTTCCACAAGAGCTGAAACAATCATCGTAAATATCGACAAAAAAAGACCAACTCCAATCCTTTGCAAAACGGTTATACCAGAATGATGTCCTGTAATTTTTCTAGCAAATGGGACAAAAACTTTATCATAGACTGGTACTGCAAACAAGATCACAACTCCAACAAAGCCTTGAAGCGCTGCCGAAGGAATTACGAAATGTTGTCCAATTGATCTGTCTAATGTGCTAGTTTGTTTGGTGAAAAATGTTCCTAGCTGACTTTGAACAACCGTGAACATTAAGCAACTTAGCCATATAGGAATGAGACGAATCACAAGCTTTACTTCTTCAACTTGAGTCATTGAGCATAGTCTCCATGGATTTATATCCTTTCTTGATgcatcatcatgttcatcaatgATCATTGCTTTGTCCAAAAACCTATAGTAATATTTTTGTATAACAAACATGTAATAATTTACTTTTATATTTAAGTTCAAAAAATCTCTACTATATTCAAGTTAGGTTTGTGTTTTCATTTTTCGATATAACAATTACTACAAAAACTCACACACGCCAATAATTACCTATATTGTTTAGTGTGAGCCAAACTTCGACTAATTGATGTTGATCGAGAATGATGGAAGCTATCATGATCATAACCATACCAATAACTATCTGGACCGCGAGTGTCTTTCACGCGCCACTTACGAGCTGCAGCAACAAAAACTCGGACAATACTAGTGATCGGACTCCCTTTAGGGCTTTCCTTTGTATACCTTTTAGTTCCTAGCAAGAACACCACCAATGCTATTGCCAACATTGATGCCAACACTAAAAGTCCAATAGCCCAACTTACATTGTCCTGCATTATTAAAATTATTGATGCTAACTAATTTTTTTTTCTAATCAGCAATTTTActttttagattcattgaataattaatataaaatttaCCATCAGGTACCCTATCACGAACACGGCGAAAACCGAACCAATTACAATTGCCAGGTACCACCAATTGAAGAATGATCTTTTGGCATCTCTTTCTTCTATTGTGTCTTCTGCAAATTGGTCAGCAGCAAATGTTTGTACGCATGGCTTGTGTCCTCCATCGCCGACCGATAATATATAAAGCGCGGTGAAGAACAACTTCTTGTTTTTTACTATG containing:
- the LOC127085830 gene encoding protein NRT1/ PTR FAMILY 5.4 isoform X2; this translates as MEESNGGVQIQPTKTKKGGWHAAIFIIIMEAAEQFANIGLGSNLILYLNKALNEPLTEAAKNRNTWGMILLTLSVSIVKNKKLFFTALYILSVGDGGHKPCVQTFAADQFAEDTIEERDAKRSFFNWWYLAIVIGSVFAVFVIGYLMDNVSWAIGLLVLASMLAIALVVFLLGTKRYTKESPKGSPITSIVRVFVAAARKWRVKDTRGPDSYWYGYDHDSFHHSRSTSISRSLAHTKQYRFLDKAMIIDEHDDASRKDINPWRLCSMTQVEEVKLVIRLIPIWLSCLMFTVVQSQLGTFFTKQTSTLDRSIGQHFVIPSAALQGFVGVVILFAVPVYDKVFVPFARKITGHHSGITVLQRIGVGLFLSIFTMIVSALVETRRVGVAKNHNLLDNNHSKENIIPMSIWWMLPQYAILGISDAFTIVGLQELFYDQMPDAMRSLGAAAYLSIVGVGSFISNGIISVVVEVTSKVGGKWLGSELNKAHLNYFYWVLALLSALNLCVYLWVAKGFVYKKRHVVETSTMEYNT
- the LOC127085830 gene encoding protein NRT1/ PTR FAMILY 5.4 isoform X1 → MEESNGGVQIQPTKTKKGGWHAAIFIIIMEAAEQFANIGLGSNLILYLNKALNEPLTEAAKNRNTWVGVSSIFPLLGGFIADSYLGRFNTIIIASLIYLLGMILLTLSVSIVKNKKLFFTALYILSVGDGGHKPCVQTFAADQFAEDTIEERDAKRSFFNWWYLAIVIGSVFAVFVIGYLMDNVSWAIGLLVLASMLAIALVVFLLGTKRYTKESPKGSPITSIVRVFVAAARKWRVKDTRGPDSYWYGYDHDSFHHSRSTSISRSLAHTKQYRFLDKAMIIDEHDDASRKDINPWRLCSMTQVEEVKLVIRLIPIWLSCLMFTVVQSQLGTFFTKQTSTLDRSIGQHFVIPSAALQGFVGVVILFAVPVYDKVFVPFARKITGHHSGITVLQRIGVGLFLSIFTMIVSALVETRRVGVAKNHNLLDNNHSKENIIPMSIWWMLPQYAILGISDAFTIVGLQELFYDQMPDAMRSLGAAAYLSIVGVGSFISNGIISVVVEVTSKVGGKWLGSELNKAHLNYFYWVLALLSALNLCVYLWVAKGFVYKKRHVVETSTMEYNT